The Ciona intestinalis unplaced genomic scaffold, KH HT000068.2, whole genome shotgun sequence genome contains a region encoding:
- the zf(ubp/ring)-1 gene encoding BRCA1-associated protein, protein MKISLVHIRLSIAAGHSLPDVSFKAACINSDGSLKEDFLSVEDEHVETSLNNVSPMKPCKWSTKIADKITFDGLDENDRHELLIKLKGQRYYRQLTITTHDNTELTMSQNETGASCSSEGNIKSVVGVDGVVGGKVNEDTKHTKVASKKKKQKPNKQTNDEQRMNENEAEASSNQKARHSSENIFPFHSGNPAVDVTNGVVHLYKSNYKVVAEEPFTHPDTNTLCMLAVPASIDAHGILEFTAPFINVIRRIRIIRDRTPSQYMVLLLFCTSQDACNFYFNFNNQHFSSLIPEEICHLAFVASVEATSVYDETNGGFIPLSNSTELPDCMVCLERMDESVQGVLTILCNHSFHASCLRQWEDQCCPVCRYVQTPHAQSNNKCMVCGSVEDLWICLVCGNVGCGRYTSEHAQQHYIETQHNYAMALSDNRVWDYAGDYFVHRLFQNKEDGKLVEKGGEHEDKVEGMQLECMYLLTSQLESQRKYWEDEVNKAEIQGVKKYEEINKQLETTMMECKGLGKKVEDLEKEKQSLKHRNQQLSNKFTETLADLSNERELNKSLVHNQDVWKSKVIALEEQSLKQKKEIDDLREELRDVMFYIQASQTIEKEGGGMREDIRGGQILVGPGTSSGGDQKKRGKKKR, encoded by the exons atgaaaatttctCTGGTCCACATTCGGCTTAGCATCGCTGCAGGTCACTCACTACCTGACGTTTcttttaaag CTGCTTGTATAAACAGTGACGGTTCGTTAAAGGAAGATTTTTTATCGGTAGAAGATGAACATGTTGAAACATCATTGAACAATGTTTCTCCTATGA AACCATGTAAATGGAGCACGAAGATTGCAGATAAAATAACGTTTGATGGACTTGATGAGAACGACAGACATGAGTTGTTGATTAAATTGAAAGGACAACGATATTATCGACAATTAACGATCACAACACATGATAACACAG aattgacGATGTCGCAAAACGAAACTGGAGCAAGTTGTTCAAGTGAAGGAAACATAAAATCTGTTGTTGGTGTTGATGGTGTTGTTGGGGGAAAAGTAAATGAAGATACAAAGCATACCAAAGTTGcatcaaagaaaaaaaagcaaaaaccaaacaaacaaacaaatgatgAGCAACGTATGAATGAGAATGAG gctgAAGCATCGTCCAATCAGAAAGCTCGACATTCTTCGGAAAATATTTTCCCTTTCCACAGTGGAAATCCGGCAGTTGATGTTACAAATGGGGTCGTGCATCTTTATAAATCAAA TTACAAAGTTGTAGCAGAAGAACCTTTTACACACCCTGACACAAACACTTTGTGTATGCTGGCTGTGCCTGCTTCTATAGATGCTCATGGTATACTGGAGTTCACGGCTCCGTTTATTAACGTTATACGAAGAATAAGAATTATTCGCGACCGAACTCCAAGTCAATACATGGTGTTGTTGCTGTTTTGTACAAGTCAAGACGCTTGCAACTTCTATTTCAACTTTAATAATCAACATTTCAG ctCTTTAATACCTGAAGAGATTTGTCACCTAGCGTTTGTGGCTTCTGTTGAAGCGACGTCTGTTTACGATGAAACGAATGGTGGGTTCATTCCGTTATCGAACTCTACAGAACTACCTGACTGCATGGTTTGTTTGGAGAGAATGGATGAATCAGTACAAGGCGTGCTCACCATATTATGCAACCATTCGTTCCACGCTTCGTGTTTAAGACAGTGGGAGGACCAATG TTGCCCTGTGTGCCGATAcgttcaaacacctcatgcgcAGTCGAACAACAAGTGCATGGTGTGTGGGAGTGTGGAAGATTTATGGATATGTCTTGTTTGTGGCAACGTTGGTTGTGGGAGATATACGTCGGAGCACGCACAACAACATTACATTGAAACGCAACATAATTATGCGATGGCACTCAGCGATAATCGGGTGTGGGATTATGCTGGGG ATTACTTTGTTCATCGTTTGTTCCAAAACAAGGAAGATGGAAAGTTAGTTGAGAAAGGAGGGGagcacgaggataaagtagaAGGGATGCAACTTGAG TGTATGTATCTATTGACAAGCCAGCTTGAATCTCAGCGTAAATACTGGGAAGATGAGGTGAATAAAGCTGAAATTCAAGGTGTCAAGAAATATGAggagataaataaacaacttgaAACTACAATGATGGAATGTAAGGGGTTGGGAAAAaag GTTGAAGATTTGGAAAAAGAGAAGCAAAGTTTGAAACATCGCAACCAACAGTTAAGCAACAAGTTTACAGAAACTCTTGCTGATCTTTCTAATGAAAGGGAACTTAATAAAAGTTTGGTTCATAATCAG gaTGTTTGGAAATCCAAAGTTATCGCGTTGGAAGAAcaaagtttgaaacaaaagaaaGAAATCGATGATTTACGTGAAGAACTTCGTGATGTCATGTTTTATATCCAAGCGAGTCAAACTATCGAGAAAGAAGGAGGAGGGATGCGAGAGGACATCAGGGGAGGACAGATCCTCGTAGGTCCGGGAACCTCCAGTGGAGGAGACCAGAAGAAGAGAggaaagaaaaaaagatgA